The DNA window AGGATCGGCTGGTGCGGTGATGAAACGCTGGGCGGTATATCCGTGGCGTCGGTCCGGGGTGCCCGCGCGCGCGGCCTGGCCGCTCGCCGCCGCCTACGGCGTTGCCGCGTTGTTGCTGCTGCTGTCGTCGTTCCGGGGATGGCACGGCCCCGATGGGACTCGGCCGGTCAACGAGTTCGTCGTCGCGGTGTGTTTGCTGATCGCGGCGATATGCGCCGCAGGCGCGGCCCGCCGCACGTCCGGACGACAGCGATGCGGCTGGGTGGCGCTCGTGACGGCACTGCTCGGCTGGGCGACCGGAGAGGTCATCTGGGCGGTCTACGAGGTGCGCCCGGAATTCGAGCACGCCGCCCACCCGCAGGTGGCCGAGATCGTGCTGCTGTTGTGGCCGGTCGGCGCCATGACCTCGTTGGTGCTGCTGTCCAAGCTGTCTCGACACAGCCCGCGGCGTCTGCTGCTCGACGGTCTCATCGTGGCGACCTCACTGTTCGTCATCGCTTGGGTGTTCGTGGTCGAAACCCAGCTCCGGGAGCACACCTTCGCGCGGCTGACGACGCTGGTCGAGGTGTTCGCCGACATCGTCCAGCTGACGGCGGCAATCCTGATGTTGTCCCGGGCTCGCCCGGGCGAACGGCCGAGCCGCAGCCTCGTGGCCGCCGGGATCGCGACGATCAGCATTGCCGACCTGGTGGTGGTCTTCCATGCCGGTATCGGCAGCTATCACACCGGCGACGTCGCTGACCTGATCCGGGTGGTCGGACTGGCGGCGTTGGCGCTGGCCGCGCGGGCCGCCGTGCATGAACATCCGGTGCCGGCGTCGCCGGATGAGATCGAGTTCCGGGCGCGGCTGTGGCTGCCCTACCTGCCGCTGGTTGTGGCGTCCGCGGTGGGCTGGGTGCACGCGGCGGGCAATGCGGCGACACACGAACCGGTGCTCGGCGCACTGGGCATACTCGTGGCGGCCGTATTGGCCCGGCAATTTGTCGTGCTCGTCGAGAATCAGAATCTGTTGTCGGAAGTCGCCCGGGAGGCGTTCCGCGACCACCTGACCGGCCTGGCCAATCGGGCTCTTTTCCTGCATCGGCTGGACCAGGCCGTGGCGCGTCGACATCCCGACGGCACGCCGGTCGCGGTGTTGTGTCTGGACCTCGACAACTTCAAGTCGGTCAACGACGCCCTGGGCCATCCCGCCGGCGACGAACTGCTCGTCCGGGTGGCCGGCCGGCTCACCGCCGCGCTGGGGGAACAGGGCACCATCGCGCGGCTCGGTGGCGACGAATTCGCGGCGGTCATCGAGGCTTCGGTCGAAGAATCGCAGGCGGCCGCGCATCGCATCCTCGACGCCTTCACCGGAGCCATCGTGATCGACGGCATTCCGATCACGGTGCGGCCGAGCATCGGATTCACGGTGGCCACCGGCGCGGCGAACTGCACGGTCGATCAGCTGTTGCGCCACGCCGACCTGGCGATGTACGCCGCCAAACGCGAAGGCGGCCAATGCATTCGCAGCTTCATGCCCGACCTGCCGCTGCCGTATGCGTTTCCGCCGGCGCCGGGCTCGAACAGAGCCTCTGTGGCGACCCATGCCGTCAGCAGTGGCGATGGCGAAGCGGCGCAGGATCCACCGCCCGTCCCCGACGTCACGACCACAGCACCGGGACCGCCCGAGGAGGCGCCCGACGCTAGCTGGCCGCCACGGAACGTCCGGGCCGCCATCGCGCTGCTGGCGATCGGAGTGGTCGCCTTCACCGTGTCCAGCGTCGTTCATCCCAACGCGGGGCACGGCATCTTGTCGGCCGCCGCCCTGTACACGGCGCTGACGGTGGTCGCGGCCGGGCTGATTGCCCTTCGCGCGTACCGCGTCGCGGTTGACCGGTTGGCGTGGGCGCTGATCGCCGCGGGCATGGCGTGCGCGGCCGTGGGTGACGTTGTCTATGCCCTATGGGTGCCCAACGGCCGATCCCCGTCGGTGGCCGATCCGGAGTACCTCGCGTATTACCCCTTCGTCTACGCGGGACTGCTGCTGCTCATGCGGGCACGGCTCAAACGGCTGCCGGTCCCGATTCAACTCGACTCCTTCATCTGCGTCTTGACGTTGGCGGCGGTGGCAACGGCATTGACGTCGGGCCCGATCCGGGCGGCGGCGGTACGCGCCCCGGCCACCGTCTGGGTGGGCCTGGCGTATCCGTGGAGTGATCTGGTGCTGCTGGCCCTGGCCGCCGGCATGTTGCCAATCCTTGGATGGCGCAACGAAATTCGCTGGGCGCTGCTGGTGGCCGGCTTGGTCCTGTTCGCGGTCGCGGACGCGGCGTATCTCTTCCAGACGTCCGCCGGACTGTACCGGACCGGTTCGGTGCTGGATGCCTGCTGGGCCGCGTCGTCATTGCTCATCGCGATGGCGGCCTGGGCCAGGTCGTCGTCGATCACACCAGCCGCCCGGGGGCGGTACGGGCCCTACGTCACCCCGGTGGCGTCCGCCACCGTGGCGCTGGGTGTGATTGTGCTGGCACATCATTCGCGACTCGCTGCGACGCTGGCGGCGCTGAGCCTCGTCGTGGCGGCCGGGCGGTTCGCGCTGACCTTCCGGGACGTGAGCCTGCTGGAGACCAACGGCAAACTCGCCATGACCGACGAGTTGACGGCGCTGCCCAACCGGCGCTCACTGGCGACGGCCCTGACCGGGCTGCCCGCTTCGCCGCCACCGGGAACTCCGTCGATGCCGGGCAGGTCACAACAACGTCGGGCGCTGTTGTTGCTGAGCCTGAGCGATTTTCGCGAAATCACCGACTCGATCGGCAGCCAGTTCGGCGACGAGCTGCTGTGCCATATCGCGAATCGCTTGGCCGGCTGCGTTCGTCGTGACGATCTGCTCGCACGGGTGGGCGACGACCAATTCGCCGTGTTGCTGTCGGACGGGGCCAACCTCACCGCTGCCGGCGCTTCGGCGGGTCGGCTGCTCGAAGCCTTGGCTGAACCAATCGCTTTGGACCCCATCACCGTACAGGTGGAGGCGCGCATCGCCATCGCGCTCTATCCCGACCACTGCGACTCTCCGCAAGAACTGTTGGAGCGCGCCGAAACCGCCATGGCGCACGCCAAATCCGCGCGCAGCAGGATCGCGGTCTACGACTCCTCGTTCGAGGTTTACCGCGACAACGACCCCAGCCTCATCGAGGAATTGCGCACCGCGCTGTTCGATACCGACGAGCTGAGATTGCACTATCAGCCCAAGATCGACGGCCGCGACGGCAGCGTCCACAGTGTCGAGGCGGTGCTGCGCTGGCAGCACCCCAGCCGCGGAACCCTGCTGCCCGAGGAGTTTCTGTCCGTCGCCGAACGCGCCGGCCTGATGCGCAAAATCTCCAACCGCACCCTCAGCATGGCTCTCGCACAGGTCCGGTCCTGGCGTGAGCAAGGCATGCCGCTGACCGTCGCGGTCAACCTGTCGACGACCAACCTGCTGGATATCGAACTCGTCGGCACCGTCGAGCGGCTGCTCGCCGATTACGGTCTGCCCGCCGAGGCGCTCATACTCGAGATCACCGAGAGCGCACTGGTGGATTCCGTGCGATCCCGCAACACCGTTGCCGCGCTGCAGGACCTGGGCATCCGCATCTCGCTCGACGACTACGGCACCGGATGGTCGTCATTGGCTCGTCTGCAAGAGGTTTCGGTCGACGAGCTGAAGCTCGACCGAATCTTCGTGGCGCGCCTGGCCCACGACGCGCGGTCGGTCGCAATCGTGCGGTCGACGGTGGCGCTGGCGTCCAACCTGGGCGCCGATCTGGTCGCCGAGGGAGTCGAAAACGAGGCCACCCTGGACGCCCTGCGACGGTATGGCTGCAACATCACCCAGGGTTTCGTACACAGCCCGCCACTGCCGCCCGACGACCTGCGGGACTGGATCGCCAGCCACACACCGAATCCCCAGCCCAACGGGCTGTCGTGAGCGCCGGGGGTTAGAACAGCTCCTTGGCCAGTAGTTCCAGCGTCGCGACCCGTCCCGGTGCGGTGTGCGCGTCGGTGCCGCGGCGGGCCGAGGCCACCGGGTTCACCATCACTTCGTCCACCCCTAACCGGTCGGCCAGCGTGCGGATCTGGTCGGCGGCCTCCGCGGGCGTCCCCAGCACGGCACGGCGCAGCCCGCTCTCCACGATCCGCTGTTGCTGTCCGGTCAACTCGGCGACCGCGGCCTCCTCGACCAGCGGCACCGGCCCGAGCGGCTGCCCGGTCCGGAGCCGGGCCATCATCTGCAGGTTGGGCAACATCAATGCCGTTGCCTCTTCCCGGGTTTCGGCCACCGCGGCGTTCACCGTCAAGAATGTCAGCGGCTCGGCGGTCAGCGCGCTGGGCCGGAATCGCGAACGGTAGACCTGCAGCGCCTCTTCGGTTCCGTTGCCGGAGAAGTGATGTGCGAACACGTATGGCAGCCCCTTGGCGGCGGCCAGCTGCGCCGAGTACATCGACGAGCCCAGCAACCACAGGCGCGGTTCGCCCGCCGCGGCCGGGGTGGCCTTGAGCGTGTAATCACCCGAGCGCAACGGAACCCTAACACCGCGAGCGCTCATCAGCGCCGCCACGTCGTCGAGGTATTCGGGGAAATTCTCGATGTCACGATCGTCCCGGCCGCCGCGTAGCGCATATGAGGTCACCGGATCCGAGCCGGGCGCCCGGCCGATGCCGAGGTCGATCCGGCCCGGGGCGGCGGCTTCCAGCAGCGCGAACTGCTCGGCCACCGCCAGCGGGGCATGATTGGGCAGCATCACACCGCCCGAGCCGAGTCGTAGCTGCGAGGTCTGTGCGGCCAGGTAGGCGATCACCACCGGAGGGCTGGTGGCACCCACCGACGGCATGTTGTGGTGCTCGGCGACCCAGTAGCGGGTGAACCCGAGCCGATCCGCGGCCTGCGCCAGTTGCACGGTGGCCGCCAGCGCATCAGCCGTCGTCTGGTCGGTGCGCACCGGGATGAGATCAAGGACGGAAAGACGCACGATGGCGTCAACGCGCGCGGGCCGGCAAACGTTCCCGCTCCCGGTGACCGTACTCAGTAGTCCTTGGCTCAGTAGTCCTTGGCTCAGTAGTCCTTGGCTCAGTAGTCCTTGAGGGTGATCGAGGTGACGATACGGTCGAACACCTCTTGCGGTATCGGCGCACCGCCGGGGATGTTGTCCACGACCAACCATTGGTTGCGCTTGACGTAGTCGCTGAACTCGCGGTGATAGTTGGCGAAGCCGAGCTCGTGATCGACCACACCGTCCTTCGTGGCCTCCTTCAGCTCCCCGGCCAGCACGTAGGTGCCCAGCAGCGCGACGCTGGTCCCCTGGCCGGACAGGGGCGAGCAGCAGTACCCGGCGTCACCGACCAGCGCCACCCGGCCCCGCGACCAGCGGTCCATCTTGATCTGCGACATCTCGTCGAAGTAGAAGTCCGGCGCGGTCCGCATGTACCCCAGCAGTTGCGGGCGGACCCAGCCGTCGCCGGCCATCCGCCGTTCCAGTTCGGCCAATTGCGCCTGGGTGTCGCGGTAGTCGATCCGCAGATCGGCATCCATGAAACCCACCATGGCCCGGGCCTCGGAGTTGTTGCGCGCGCTGTAGACACCGACCATGGTGGCGTCGCCGTAGTGCCACCGCTGCCAGTAGTCCAGGTCGAGGAAGTTGGGCACGGTGAAGATCGCCGCGTGCGTGCCCAGCCGCTCGATGAAATTCTCTTCCGGCCCGAAAACCAAGCGCCGCACATTGGAGTGCAGCCCATCGGCGCCGATCACGAGGTCGAAACTGCGCGGCGCAGCACGCTCAAAGGTGACGCGGACTGCAGCGCCATCGTCCTGTATGGCGGTGATGGTGTCGCCGAAGAGGTACTCGGTGGTCCATTGGCTTGCGCCGTAAAGCAATTCGAGCAAGTCGTCGCGCAGCAGTTCGATGTCGGGACTCTCGATGCGCCCACCGGTTGGCGTCGATTCGGTGTCCCGGGATAATTCGTTGCCGTCACGGTCGACGACGGAGGAGCCCTGGATTTGCGTCTTGCGCTTCTGAGCGGCGGCCAACAGCCCCATGCGTTCGAGCACCGTCAGCGCCGGTCCCCGCACGTCGATCGCCTGACCACCCGGTCGCGGCCCCTGATGGCGCTCGACCACGGTCACCGAAAAGCCATGCCGCCCAAGCCAAAACGCAGCTGTCGCACCCGCCACGCTGGCGCCGGACACCAAAACGTCGGTCACTTGATTCCCGCCAGTTCCTTTGCGTCACGAAAGACGTCGTCGAGCATTGCTGGTGTCAACCTACCCGTGAACATG is part of the Mycobacterium mantenii genome and encodes:
- a CDS encoding FAD-binding protein, which encodes MTDVLVSGASVAGATAAFWLGRHGFSVTVVERHQGPRPGGQAIDVRGPALTVLERMGLLAAAQKRKTQIQGSSVVDRDGNELSRDTESTPTGGRIESPDIELLRDDLLELLYGASQWTTEYLFGDTITAIQDDGAAVRVTFERAAPRSFDLVIGADGLHSNVRRLVFGPEENFIERLGTHAAIFTVPNFLDLDYWQRWHYGDATMVGVYSARNNSEARAMVGFMDADLRIDYRDTQAQLAELERRMAGDGWVRPQLLGYMRTAPDFYFDEMSQIKMDRWSRGRVALVGDAGYCCSPLSGQGTSVALLGTYVLAGELKEATKDGVVDHELGFANYHREFSDYVKRNQWLVVDNIPGGAPIPQEVFDRIVTSITLKDY
- a CDS encoding LLM class flavin-dependent oxidoreductase produces the protein MRLSVLDLIPVRTDQTTADALAATVQLAQAADRLGFTRYWVAEHHNMPSVGATSPPVVIAYLAAQTSQLRLGSGGVMLPNHAPLAVAEQFALLEAAAPGRIDLGIGRAPGSDPVTSYALRGGRDDRDIENFPEYLDDVAALMSARGVRVPLRSGDYTLKATPAAAGEPRLWLLGSSMYSAQLAAAKGLPYVFAHHFSGNGTEEALQVYRSRFRPSALTAEPLTFLTVNAAVAETREEATALMLPNLQMMARLRTGQPLGPVPLVEEAAVAELTGQQQRIVESGLRRAVLGTPAEAADQIRTLADRLGVDEVMVNPVASARRGTDAHTAPGRVATLELLAKELF
- a CDS encoding diguanylate cyclase domain-containing protein; its protein translation is MKRWAVYPWRRSGVPARAAWPLAAAYGVAALLLLLSSFRGWHGPDGTRPVNEFVVAVCLLIAAICAAGAARRTSGRQRCGWVALVTALLGWATGEVIWAVYEVRPEFEHAAHPQVAEIVLLLWPVGAMTSLVLLSKLSRHSPRRLLLDGLIVATSLFVIAWVFVVETQLREHTFARLTTLVEVFADIVQLTAAILMLSRARPGERPSRSLVAAGIATISIADLVVVFHAGIGSYHTGDVADLIRVVGLAALALAARAAVHEHPVPASPDEIEFRARLWLPYLPLVVASAVGWVHAAGNAATHEPVLGALGILVAAVLARQFVVLVENQNLLSEVAREAFRDHLTGLANRALFLHRLDQAVARRHPDGTPVAVLCLDLDNFKSVNDALGHPAGDELLVRVAGRLTAALGEQGTIARLGGDEFAAVIEASVEESQAAAHRILDAFTGAIVIDGIPITVRPSIGFTVATGAANCTVDQLLRHADLAMYAAKREGGQCIRSFMPDLPLPYAFPPAPGSNRASVATHAVSSGDGEAAQDPPPVPDVTTTAPGPPEEAPDASWPPRNVRAAIALLAIGVVAFTVSSVVHPNAGHGILSAAALYTALTVVAAGLIALRAYRVAVDRLAWALIAAGMACAAVGDVVYALWVPNGRSPSVADPEYLAYYPFVYAGLLLLMRARLKRLPVPIQLDSFICVLTLAAVATALTSGPIRAAAVRAPATVWVGLAYPWSDLVLLALAAGMLPILGWRNEIRWALLVAGLVLFAVADAAYLFQTSAGLYRTGSVLDACWAASSLLIAMAAWARSSSITPAARGRYGPYVTPVASATVALGVIVLAHHSRLAATLAALSLVVAAGRFALTFRDVSLLETNGKLAMTDELTALPNRRSLATALTGLPASPPPGTPSMPGRSQQRRALLLLSLSDFREITDSIGSQFGDELLCHIANRLAGCVRRDDLLARVGDDQFAVLLSDGANLTAAGASAGRLLEALAEPIALDPITVQVEARIAIALYPDHCDSPQELLERAETAMAHAKSARSRIAVYDSSFEVYRDNDPSLIEELRTALFDTDELRLHYQPKIDGRDGSVHSVEAVLRWQHPSRGTLLPEEFLSVAERAGLMRKISNRTLSMALAQVRSWREQGMPLTVAVNLSTTNLLDIELVGTVERLLADYGLPAEALILEITESALVDSVRSRNTVAALQDLGIRISLDDYGTGWSSLARLQEVSVDELKLDRIFVARLAHDARSVAIVRSTVALASNLGADLVAEGVENEATLDALRRYGCNITQGFVHSPPLPPDDLRDWIASHTPNPQPNGLS